A genomic region of Labeo rohita strain BAU-BD-2019 unplaced genomic scaffold, IGBB_LRoh.1.0 scaffold_647, whole genome shotgun sequence contains the following coding sequences:
- the LOC127161422 gene encoding V-set and transmembrane domain-containing protein 1-like, with protein sequence MELNLLAHSSCGMDLTDAAQKSDIFAELETVKVGGSDITGLQQWVGPVPPTFNGSDAHETEQKGETVTLRCDIYGEGVTSWSYSWYKEDSTSVFSDRQEHTFSFVNDSDAGKYSCKGSETEGSRWSQMSDAVTLTVSDSRSDGLKPIITGVTAGLTVTVLIIVFLILLWRYRNNKGGRSQSPSTVSQQQNNSQTSDQNHSEAGYNTLQSGTAHIYDSVDAAVKDISTDSVSESTEHIYAEIELKSTKKQKKKKENKENKTESPDCIYSNLMLQTDQGAGSSDVTYAQVN encoded by the exons ATGGAGCTTAATCTATTAGCGCATTCGTCATGTGGAATGGATTTGACTGATGCCGCTCAAAAAAGCGACATATTCGCCGAATTAGAGACggtaaaagtgggtgggtccgaTATCACAGGTCTTCAACAGTGGGTGGGTCCTGTCCCACCCACATTCAATGGTTCCGACGCCCATGAGACAGAACAGAA AGGAGAGACAGTCACTCTCAGATGTGACATATATGGTGAAGGAGTCACTAGCTGGAGCTACAGCTGGTATAAAGAAGATTCAACCAGCGTTTTCAGTGATCGACAGGAACACACATTCAGTTTCGTTAATGACTCTGACGCAGGTAAATACTCCTGTAAAGGATCAGAGACAGAAGGATCACGCTGGTCACAAATGAGTGATGCAGTTACACTGACAgtatcag ACTCAAGATCTGATGGTCTCAAACCCATAATAACTGGAGTGACTGCAGGACTGACTGTCACAGTTTTGATCATTGTCTTCTTGATCCTGCTGTGGCGCTACAGAAACAACAAAg GTGGAAGATCTCAGTCTCCCTCTACTGTCAGtcaacaacagaacaacagtcaGACATCAGACCAGAACCACAGTGAAGCCGGATACAACACACTGCAGTCTG GAACTGCTCATATTTATGACTCCGTTGATGCAGCTGTTAAAGACATAAGCACAg ACAGTGTAAGTGAGTCTACTGAACACATCTATGCTGAGATTGAACTGAAATCTACaaagaaacagaagaaaaagaaagaaaacaaag AGAATAAAACTGAGAGTCCTGACTGCATTTACTCTAATCTCATGCTGCAAACAGATCAAG gTGCTGGATCTAGTGATGTGACATATGCTCAGGTGAATTAA